A genomic stretch from Bacillus sp. E(2018) includes:
- a CDS encoding DoxX family protein — protein sequence MVSLGLLIIRLVVGLALAAHGAQKLFGWFGGYGLKGTGGWMESIGIKPGYTMALLAGLAEFAGGLLFAAGLFTEIGAVLIAGTMLVAAVKVHLQNGFWVTANGYEFNLVLIAVVIGVALTGAGDYSLDHLWLK from the coding sequence ATGGTATCATTAGGATTACTTATTATTCGTTTAGTTGTAGGGCTTGCTTTAGCAGCACACGGAGCGCAAAAATTGTTTGGATGGTTTGGAGGCTACGGTTTAAAAGGAACAGGGGGCTGGATGGAATCCATCGGAATTAAACCAGGCTATACGATGGCTCTTTTAGCAGGTCTGGCTGAGTTTGCAGGAGGACTTTTGTTTGCTGCAGGTTTATTTACCGAAATTGGTGCAGTGCTGATCGCAGGAACGATGCTTGTGGCAGCGGTTAAAGTACACTTGCAGAACGGGTTCTGGGTAACGGCGAACGGCTATGAGTTTAACCTAGTCTTAATCGCAGTAGTGATAGGAGTCGCCTTAACAGGTGCAGGAGATTATTCTTTGGATCACCTTTGGTTAAAATAG
- the map gene encoding type I methionyl aminopeptidase, translating into MIKIKSQKQIEKMHEAGRLLASCHRELSKLVIPGTTTFKIDQFVESFLTAHGAKAAQKGYMGYPFATCASVNDEVCHGLPNKNALRDGDIVTIDFVVNLNGWLADSAWSYEVGKVSKKSRALLETTKQALYKGIEQAQVGNRIGDIGHAIQTYAENKGYSIVREFIGHGIGRSIHEEPQVHHVGERNTGITLKEGMVITIEPILNGGRPHVSLLEDGWTAVTYDGSLSAQYEHTVAITKEGPIILTEQA; encoded by the coding sequence TTGATTAAGATCAAGTCACAAAAGCAGATTGAAAAGATGCATGAAGCAGGAAGGCTGCTTGCTTCATGTCACAGAGAATTAAGCAAGCTTGTTATACCTGGAACAACAACATTTAAAATTGATCAGTTTGTTGAAAGTTTTTTAACAGCTCACGGAGCAAAAGCTGCTCAAAAAGGATATATGGGGTATCCTTTTGCGACATGTGCTTCTGTAAATGATGAAGTATGTCACGGGCTGCCAAATAAAAATGCGTTAAGAGACGGAGATATCGTAACAATTGATTTTGTTGTGAATTTAAATGGATGGCTGGCTGATTCCGCTTGGTCATATGAAGTAGGAAAGGTTTCTAAAAAGTCTCGTGCTTTGTTGGAAACAACTAAACAAGCTCTATATAAAGGGATAGAACAAGCTCAAGTTGGTAATCGTATTGGTGATATTGGTCATGCGATCCAAACCTATGCGGAGAATAAAGGATATTCAATCGTTCGAGAGTTCATTGGGCATGGTATTGGTCGCTCCATACATGAAGAGCCTCAAGTTCACCATGTTGGAGAGCGTAACACAGGAATCACTTTAAAAGAGGGTATGGTCATAACCATTGAACCTATACTCAATGGAGGGCGGCCGCACGTTAGTTTATTGGAGGATGGTTGGACCGCCGTCACTTATGATGGAAGTCTTTCAGCACAATATGAACATACTGTTGCCATTACAAAAGAGGGACCAATTATTTTAACAGAACAAGCTTAA
- a CDS encoding TVP38/TMEM64 family protein: MDWRNWERYFTEKNILELLDQYKDLGFLPGILLPMLESFLPILPLFIFVAGNAAAYGFWLGFLYSWIGVCVGSIIVFLIVRRFGQKRFLNFLNRHTNTTRMLGWVERHGFGMLFLIYCFPFTPSALVNVVGGLSRINIKTFLLALTLGKLVMIAIVSFIGYDFIDVLKSPLKLGMIAFGIFVLWLGGKIVESRLKESEHRA; the protein is encoded by the coding sequence ATGGACTGGCGAAACTGGGAACGCTATTTTACTGAAAAAAACATATTAGAGCTACTCGATCAATACAAAGATCTAGGTTTCTTGCCAGGAATATTGCTACCTATGCTCGAATCATTTTTGCCGATCCTTCCACTTTTTATTTTTGTAGCGGGAAATGCAGCGGCATACGGATTTTGGTTAGGCTTTCTTTATTCGTGGATTGGGGTATGCGTAGGATCAATCATTGTGTTTCTAATAGTACGACGATTTGGACAGAAGCGATTCTTGAACTTTTTAAACAGACATACAAACACAACACGAATGCTTGGATGGGTAGAGAGGCATGGTTTCGGTATGCTTTTTCTCATCTATTGTTTTCCGTTTACTCCATCCGCTCTAGTTAACGTAGTAGGCGGATTATCGCGAATTAATATTAAAACCTTTCTGCTAGCATTAACTCTCGGTAAATTGGTGATGATCGCGATCGTTTCATTTATCGGATACGACTTTATTGATGTGTTGAAGAGCCCCTTGAAACTTGGAATGATTGCTTTTGGTATCTTTGTATTGTGGCTAGGTGGAAAAATTGTTGAATCAAGACTTAAAGAATCAGAGCACCGGGCGTGA
- a CDS encoding pyridoxamine 5'-phosphate oxidase family protein, whose translation MAKQEIPTTLSPELFEHLQGEQLVLLGTVDAETKAPSVNAISWVKSLSKEKIRFTVTNNSRIVTNIKDNPQVVLTVVGLETVYSINGKANILQETMEGVPLKLAKIEVDIDHVFESMFWGAKIVQEPVYEKTYNEKKAKELDVQVYDALMK comes from the coding sequence GTGGCAAAACAAGAAATTCCAACAACGTTAAGTCCAGAATTGTTTGAACACCTGCAAGGAGAACAACTTGTCCTACTAGGGACAGTTGACGCAGAAACGAAAGCTCCATCTGTTAACGCGATCTCATGGGTAAAGAGTTTATCTAAAGAGAAGATTCGATTTACGGTGACGAACAATTCACGCATCGTAACAAACATTAAAGATAATCCACAAGTGGTACTTACGGTAGTAGGACTTGAAACTGTGTATTCAATTAATGGAAAAGCAAATATCCTGCAGGAAACGATGGAAGGCGTACCATTAAAGCTTGCGAAGATCGAAGTGGATATTGACCATGTGTTTGAGAGTATGTTCTGGGGTGCGAAGATCGTCCAAGAACCTGTATATGAAAAGACGTATAATGAAAAGAAAGCAAAAGAGCTAGATGTCCAAGTGTATGACGCTCTTATGAAATAA
- the iadA gene encoding beta-aspartyl-peptidase translates to MFTLIKGGEVYAPHYLGKKDILLAAGKIASISENIEWPAPALDIHIIDATGKIVAPGFIDGHVHITGGGGEGGYKTRTPEIYLSDVTKAGVTTIVGVIGTDGIARTMTSLIAKAKALKEEGISCFVHTGSYQVPVKTLTGNIETDIMMVDEIIGVGEIAISDHRSSQPLAPELARLASQARVGGMLSGKAGVVNIHLGDSKRMLSLIEEVVETTDLPLSQFYPTHINRNSYLFEAGIEFAKKGGIVDFTTSTTKQFLEEGEVKCSIGLKRMLDAGVAIEQITFTSDAQGSLPAFNEFGEFTGLRIGRVNSLFGEVRDAVQTEGVPLHEALQTITSNPARVLKLKQKGRLQEGLDADLVLLNKDLSIDSVIANGQVMVREGEAVIKGTFEE, encoded by the coding sequence ATGTTTACTCTCATAAAAGGCGGTGAGGTGTACGCGCCTCATTATCTCGGAAAAAAAGATATCCTACTAGCTGCCGGAAAGATAGCCAGCATCTCAGAAAATATTGAATGGCCTGCACCTGCTCTTGATATCCATATCATTGATGCAACAGGTAAAATAGTGGCACCAGGTTTTATTGATGGACATGTTCATATTACTGGCGGTGGAGGAGAAGGCGGATATAAAACGAGAACCCCTGAGATCTATCTGTCAGATGTTACGAAAGCGGGTGTGACAACGATTGTTGGAGTGATTGGTACGGACGGGATAGCCAGGACGATGACTTCTTTGATCGCAAAAGCAAAAGCGCTAAAAGAAGAAGGGATTTCGTGCTTTGTACACACCGGTTCCTATCAAGTTCCTGTTAAAACGTTAACAGGGAATATTGAAACAGACATCATGATGGTTGATGAGATCATCGGTGTAGGTGAAATCGCTATTTCTGACCATCGTTCCAGCCAGCCGTTAGCACCTGAGCTGGCAAGGCTTGCTTCACAAGCAAGAGTTGGAGGCATGCTATCAGGAAAAGCAGGTGTTGTAAACATTCACCTTGGCGACAGCAAACGCATGTTATCTTTAATTGAGGAAGTTGTGGAGACGACCGATCTGCCTCTTTCTCAGTTTTATCCGACGCATATTAACCGAAATTCTTACTTATTTGAAGCTGGTATCGAATTTGCGAAAAAAGGCGGTATCGTAGATTTTACAACAAGTACGACAAAGCAATTTTTAGAAGAAGGCGAAGTCAAATGCTCTATTGGGCTTAAAAGAATGTTAGATGCAGGAGTGGCAATCGAGCAAATAACGTTCACATCAGACGCACAAGGAAGTTTGCCTGCATTTAATGAATTTGGAGAATTTACGGGCTTGCGTATCGGCAGAGTGAACTCGCTGTTCGGCGAAGTGCGGGATGCTGTTCAAACAGAAGGAGTTCCACTTCATGAGGCATTGCAGACAATCACTTCTAATCCTGCCCGCGTTTTAAAGCTTAAACAAAAAGGAAGACTGCAAGAAGGGCTAGATGCTGATCTTGTTCTGCTTAATAAAGATCTCAGCATTGATTCAGTTATTGCGAATGGGCAAGTGATGGTTCGAGAGGGAGAAGCTGTAATCAAAGGAACGTTTGAAGAGTAA
- the yfcC gene encoding putative basic amino acid antiporter YfcC produces the protein MDKKKRRFEMPDTFVIVFFVVALMALLTYIIPAGQFETKETTYTQGGEEQTKTVLVPDSFSYVKGEDGEPATKGVSLFEEGGGAGFLNYIFEGLVTGDKWGSAVGVVAFILIIGGAFGIIMKTRAIEDSILKMIDRTKGKEVLIIPIMFLLFSLGGAVFGMGEEAIAFAMILVPVVIALGYDAITAVMITYVATQIGFATSWMNPFGVAIAQGIAGVPVLSGAPFRIGMWAFFTSVGIVYTWIYASRIRKDPKRSLSYESDAYFREDFKQTDIKANFGIGHILILLTIVAGVIWIVWGVVKRAYYIPEIATQFFTIGLVAGIIGVIFKLNNMTVNGISDGFKQGARDILPAALIVGMAKGVIIMLGGDNPAEPSVLNTMLNAAGGLVSDVPVAVSAWIMYVFQAVFNFFIVSGSGQAALTMPLMSPLADMAGVTRQVAVLAFQLGDGFTNMIVPTSGALMGTLGAARIEWSKWFKFQIKFQLLLFILASIVIVTAVLIGFK, from the coding sequence GTGGATAAAAAGAAAAGAAGGTTTGAGATGCCTGATACGTTCGTTATCGTATTCTTTGTCGTAGCCTTGATGGCACTATTAACGTATATCATACCGGCAGGACAGTTTGAAACGAAAGAAACAACTTATACGCAAGGTGGAGAAGAGCAGACTAAAACAGTTTTAGTTCCTGACAGCTTTTCCTATGTAAAAGGGGAAGACGGTGAGCCAGCTACTAAAGGTGTCAGCCTGTTTGAAGAAGGCGGCGGTGCAGGGTTCTTAAACTATATCTTTGAAGGTTTAGTTACTGGGGATAAGTGGGGATCTGCTGTTGGGGTTGTTGCGTTTATCCTTATTATAGGTGGCGCATTTGGAATTATTATGAAGACGCGTGCGATAGAAGATAGTATTTTAAAGATGATAGACCGTACAAAAGGAAAAGAAGTCCTTATTATTCCTATTATGTTCTTATTATTCTCTTTAGGCGGAGCGGTTTTTGGAATGGGTGAAGAAGCCATTGCGTTTGCAATGATTCTTGTGCCAGTTGTAATTGCGCTTGGTTATGATGCGATTACAGCGGTTATGATTACGTATGTTGCCACACAGATCGGATTTGCAACATCATGGATGAATCCATTTGGTGTAGCGATTGCACAAGGAATTGCGGGAGTTCCAGTATTGTCTGGTGCACCTTTCCGTATTGGTATGTGGGCATTCTTTACATCAGTGGGTATTGTTTATACATGGATCTATGCTTCTAGAATTAGAAAAGATCCTAAACGTTCATTATCTTATGAGTCCGATGCATACTTCCGAGAAGATTTTAAACAAACGGATATTAAAGCGAACTTTGGAATTGGACATATTCTTATTCTTTTAACAATAGTAGCAGGGGTAATCTGGATTGTATGGGGCGTTGTGAAAAGAGCATACTACATTCCTGAGATTGCTACTCAATTTTTCACAATCGGTTTAGTTGCGGGTATAATTGGAGTAATCTTCAAATTAAATAACATGACAGTTAACGGTATATCTGATGGTTTCAAACAAGGAGCTAGAGATATTCTTCCTGCAGCCCTCATTGTTGGTATGGCAAAAGGGGTAATTATCATGTTAGGTGGAGACAACCCGGCCGAGCCTTCCGTATTAAACACAATGCTTAATGCAGCAGGTGGGCTAGTTTCAGATGTACCAGTAGCCGTTTCAGCATGGATCATGTATGTATTCCAAGCCGTGTTTAACTTCTTTATCGTTTCAGGTTCAGGTCAAGCCGCTCTTACTATGCCGTTAATGTCTCCGCTTGCTGACATGGCAGGCGTTACGAGACAAGTAGCAGTACTTGCGTTTCAGCTTGGTGACGGATTTACAAACATGATCGTACCGACTTCCGGGGCATTGATGGGAACATTGGGTGCGGCACGTATCGAGTGGTCCAAATGGTTCAAATTCCAGATCAAGTTTCAACTATTATTGTTTATTTTAGCTTCTATTGTAATCGTTACAGCAGTACTCATTGGTTTTAAATAA
- a CDS encoding sigma 54-interacting transcriptional regulator, with the protein MMETKKEIVLLAGTKETRIALSHQLQSILGDYFHIKSYSSEEMLPTRLENEVVILSSYLIKREVAHCLDNSCRVITARRTVNYEYLNQLLQLPEGTDVMYVNDFPQTVEQSVQTLIHLGINHLNYLPYYPGISSYQHADIAVTPGEMHLVPKEVKRIINIGVRLIDITTITEILSELGVLDDRATGISERFTEKIIQLSKKLTHANQKALQFNEHLDKVLNGVNDGILSFDHTGMITVFNEELKHIFLTDSKQAVGKHIKQIIKDKELLNFLTDTASEQSDQFFTINDTNVMVHRFALPAENTMIATFKNTSTTISMEKAARYELKRKGYIGKYFFSDIIGDSKEIVRTKNIAKKLAATDLSLLIQGESGTGKELFASSIHNESTRRNGPFLAVNCSALSEDLLESELFGYEEGAFTGAKKGGKQGLFEQAEGGTIFLDEIGDISVKLQTRLLRVLQEKELRRVGGTRVLPIDVRVISATNKDLASDIKKGLFREDLYHRLHVLYLKIPALRERKGDIPLLLNHFLAMRTSKRMKVDNEVLDHLINRSWTGNIRELKNAIDYMLAVCEKEKITVRDLPHEVIRIRGFESTLAEEAIKEISVTSEELPLISPNEEAAIMNCIYQNHLSGKASSRKGLLKDLELEGVMLSEAQIRLRLDLLEQKGFIVKAKGRKGTRLTEHGLLYIRKS; encoded by the coding sequence ATGATGGAGACAAAAAAAGAGATTGTTCTTTTAGCAGGTACAAAGGAAACACGCATTGCACTATCCCATCAGCTTCAATCCATATTAGGCGATTATTTTCATATTAAGAGCTATTCTTCTGAAGAAATGCTTCCTACACGATTAGAAAACGAAGTCGTAATTCTATCATCTTATCTTATAAAACGTGAGGTAGCTCATTGTTTGGATAACTCATGTAGAGTGATTACAGCAAGACGAACCGTCAACTATGAATATCTAAATCAGCTTTTACAGCTGCCGGAAGGTACAGATGTTATGTACGTAAACGATTTTCCTCAAACGGTAGAACAGTCCGTACAAACACTCATTCATCTAGGAATCAATCACTTAAACTACCTTCCCTACTATCCTGGAATATCTTCCTACCAACATGCAGATATCGCTGTCACACCCGGGGAAATGCATCTAGTGCCGAAAGAGGTTAAGAGAATCATTAATATCGGCGTACGCCTGATCGACATTACTACAATAACAGAGATCTTGAGCGAACTTGGTGTCTTAGATGACCGGGCAACAGGTATTTCTGAAAGATTTACAGAAAAAATTATTCAGTTATCCAAGAAACTTACACATGCTAATCAAAAGGCTCTTCAATTTAACGAACACTTGGACAAAGTTTTAAATGGTGTTAATGATGGAATCTTATCATTTGATCATACGGGAATGATCACCGTATTTAACGAGGAATTGAAACACATATTTTTAACCGACTCCAAACAAGCTGTCGGAAAACATATTAAACAAATTATTAAAGATAAAGAGCTGCTGAACTTTTTAACAGATACTGCGAGTGAACAATCTGATCAATTTTTTACGATCAATGATACGAATGTTATGGTTCACCGGTTTGCATTGCCAGCTGAGAACACGATGATTGCAACATTTAAAAACACGAGTACTACAATCTCGATGGAAAAAGCAGCGAGATATGAACTAAAGCGAAAAGGGTATATCGGAAAGTATTTTTTCAGTGATATCATCGGTGACTCTAAGGAAATTGTTCGAACAAAAAACATTGCAAAAAAACTAGCTGCAACAGATCTTTCTCTCCTCATACAAGGTGAGAGTGGAACGGGTAAAGAACTTTTCGCTAGTTCCATCCATAACGAATCTACCAGAAGAAACGGTCCCTTTCTCGCCGTAAATTGTTCTGCTCTTTCTGAGGATTTATTAGAGAGTGAACTATTCGGATATGAAGAAGGTGCATTTACAGGAGCAAAAAAAGGCGGAAAACAAGGTCTCTTTGAACAAGCAGAAGGCGGTACCATTTTTCTCGATGAAATTGGTGATATTAGCGTCAAACTTCAAACACGACTCTTACGTGTTCTGCAAGAAAAAGAGTTGAGAAGAGTCGGAGGAACTCGTGTACTGCCTATTGACGTAAGGGTTATTTCTGCAACGAACAAGGATTTGGCATCCGACATAAAGAAAGGATTGTTCCGCGAAGATCTGTATCATCGTTTACACGTCCTTTATTTAAAGATTCCAGCTCTCCGTGAAAGAAAAGGGGATATACCTCTTTTACTGAATCATTTTTTAGCGATGCGGACCTCTAAAAGGATGAAAGTGGATAATGAAGTACTTGACCATCTAATAAACCGCTCTTGGACTGGTAATATTAGAGAACTAAAGAACGCCATTGACTATATGCTTGCCGTTTGTGAAAAAGAGAAGATTACTGTTAGGGATCTGCCTCATGAAGTGATAAGAATAAGAGGTTTCGAGAGTACTCTTGCAGAAGAGGCAATTAAGGAGATTTCAGTCACCTCGGAAGAACTGCCGCTTATCTCACCAAATGAAGAAGCTGCGATTATGAACTGCATCTATCAAAACCACCTTTCTGGTAAAGCATCGAGCCGGAAGGGATTACTGAAGGACTTGGAATTAGAAGGCGTTATGCTTTCTGAAGCTCAAATCAGATTACGCTTAGACCTTTTGGAGCAGAAAGGGTTTATTGTAAAAGCTAAAGGCCGAAAAGGAACACGACTGACTGAGCATGGACTACTCTATATTCGTAAATCATAA
- the hpaD gene encoding 3,4-dihydroxyphenylacetate 2,3-dioxygenase, protein MDFNIIRIARVVMNVTDLHASRDFYVNALGFIETAATSEWMALRGLEEHSHHSLLLKKADKPGVHVVSYKVWEDSHLNELESFFKGKGAKVLWKDADPAVGIGKTLCVEDPSGIPLEFFVEMESVERCIQKYDLYRGARVQRIDHINCMVPDVETAVKFYTDELGFRVSEYTATEDDRTWAAWLHRKPTVHDVAFMNGEGPRLHHVGFWLSDPMSLIHCCDVMASMGYADNIERGPGRHGLSNAFFLYVRDPDGNRIELYNGDYLTSDPDFKPIKWDINDPRRQTFWGHKAPDSWFNEATSFLSLEKGEPVELKSPTLAQRKPDFVT, encoded by the coding sequence ATGGATTTTAACATTATACGAATCGCGCGTGTTGTCATGAACGTCACCGATCTCCATGCTTCCCGTGATTTTTATGTGAATGCCCTAGGTTTTATCGAAACGGCTGCTACTTCAGAATGGATGGCATTACGCGGACTAGAAGAACACTCCCATCACAGCCTTTTGTTGAAAAAAGCAGATAAGCCTGGCGTTCATGTCGTAAGCTACAAAGTGTGGGAAGACAGTCACTTGAATGAGCTGGAATCCTTTTTTAAAGGAAAAGGTGCCAAAGTACTGTGGAAAGATGCAGATCCTGCCGTTGGAATCGGTAAAACGTTATGTGTAGAAGACCCTTCTGGCATACCGCTAGAGTTTTTTGTGGAGATGGAAAGTGTTGAGCGGTGCATCCAAAAGTATGATCTGTACCGTGGTGCACGTGTTCAGCGTATCGATCACATCAACTGCATGGTTCCAGATGTGGAAACAGCTGTAAAGTTTTATACAGATGAACTCGGATTTAGAGTTTCAGAATATACAGCAACCGAAGACGACCGAACATGGGCCGCGTGGCTTCACCGGAAACCAACGGTACATGATGTTGCATTTATGAACGGAGAAGGTCCTCGTCTTCATCACGTTGGTTTTTGGTTATCTGATCCGATGAGTTTGATCCATTGCTGTGACGTAATGGCTAGTATGGGATATGCAGATAACATCGAGCGCGGGCCGGGACGTCATGGTTTATCGAACGCCTTCTTTTTATACGTGCGTGATCCCGATGGAAATAGGATTGAGCTATACAATGGGGATTATCTGACGAGTGATCCTGACTTCAAACCGATCAAGTGGGATATTAACGATCCAAGACGTCAGACGTTCTGGGGACATAAAGCTCCTGACAGCTGGTTTAACGAAGCGACTTCCTTTTTGAGTCTTGAAAAAGGTGAACCCGTAGAGCTAAAAAGTCCGACTTTAGCGCAGCGAAAGCCTGATTTTGTGACTTAA
- the hpaB gene encoding 4-hydroxyphenylacetate 3-monooxygenase, oxygenase component — translation MPARTGEQYIQGISKAKNNVWIHGEKVDDVPSHPAFRNIVRSIANLYDLQHEKADKMLYTSEQTGDKVGLSFIAPKTVEDLIRRREMISEWAGYTGGMMGRTPDYLNTSVMAFGTSGNFFAQNDPMFAENARKYYDYCRENDISLTHTLIHPQTNRSKKQSEQKDPYLSARIVEKNKDGIVVKGARLLATLGGVTDEIVVFPSTLNKASSEDDPYAMAFAIPNNTEGLKFLCRESFDTGRSQWDHPLSSRFEESDAIVVFDNVLVPWERVFVSGSSDICNRTYVETNAIVHMAHQVIAKNTVKTEFVLGVILNMMESIGIDVFPHVKEKASEVMLILETMRSHLYRAEHNASIDKYGNMTPDFAPLNAARNWYPKMYQRIVEIVKILGASGLMGIPTEADFNADDIGELVHRYTQGANIDGYERTQLFRLAWDISISTFGGRQALYEYYFFGDPARMSNIYYDQFNKEPYKAMVKDFLERVNSKSHNYSSV, via the coding sequence TTGCCTGCACGCACGGGGGAACAATATATTCAAGGTATCTCAAAAGCTAAGAATAACGTTTGGATTCATGGTGAGAAAGTAGATGATGTACCTTCTCATCCAGCATTTCGAAACATTGTAAGGTCCATTGCTAACCTGTATGACCTCCAGCACGAGAAAGCAGACAAGATGCTCTATACCTCTGAACAAACCGGTGACAAAGTAGGTCTTTCTTTTATTGCACCTAAGACGGTAGAAGATCTCATTCGCCGCCGTGAGATGATTTCTGAGTGGGCCGGTTACACAGGCGGAATGATGGGACGGACGCCAGATTATTTGAATACGAGTGTCATGGCATTTGGTACGTCGGGTAACTTTTTTGCTCAAAACGATCCGATGTTCGCAGAGAATGCAAGAAAATATTATGACTATTGCCGAGAAAATGACATCAGCCTAACGCATACACTCATCCATCCACAAACGAACCGATCAAAAAAACAATCTGAACAAAAAGATCCGTATTTATCGGCACGTATCGTTGAAAAGAACAAAGACGGAATCGTAGTAAAAGGAGCAAGGTTGTTGGCGACACTCGGTGGGGTAACGGACGAGATCGTTGTGTTTCCATCAACACTGAATAAAGCTTCTTCTGAAGATGATCCGTATGCGATGGCTTTTGCTATCCCAAATAATACAGAAGGCTTAAAATTCCTATGTCGTGAATCGTTTGATACGGGGCGCAGCCAATGGGATCATCCGTTAAGCTCTCGATTTGAAGAGAGTGATGCAATCGTTGTTTTTGATAATGTACTAGTGCCGTGGGAGCGCGTTTTCGTAAGCGGCAGCTCTGATATTTGTAATCGTACGTACGTGGAGACAAATGCGATCGTTCATATGGCGCATCAAGTAATTGCAAAGAATACGGTAAAAACCGAATTTGTGCTCGGTGTCATCTTAAACATGATGGAATCGATCGGCATTGATGTGTTTCCGCATGTTAAAGAGAAAGCATCTGAAGTGATGCTGATTCTCGAAACGATGCGCTCTCACCTTTACCGTGCAGAGCATAACGCTTCTATTGATAAATACGGAAATATGACACCAGACTTTGCACCGCTGAATGCAGCCCGTAACTGGTACCCGAAAATGTATCAGCGCATTGTTGAAATCGTGAAAATTCTTGGGGCATCAGGTTTGATGGGGATTCCGACAGAAGCGGATTTTAATGCAGACGATATCGGTGAACTTGTTCATCGTTATACACAAGGAGCTAACATTGATGGTTATGAGCGCACCCAATTGTTCCGCTTGGCATGGGACATTTCCATCAGTACGTTCGGCGGCCGCCAAGCTCTTTATGAGTATTACTTCTTTGGAGATCCGGCGCGTATGTCGAACATTTATTATGATCAATTTAACAAAGAGCCTTATAAAGCAATGGTAAAGGATTTTCTAGAGCGCGTGAATTCCAAAAGCCATAACTACAGTAGTGTATAG